In one window of Macaca thibetana thibetana isolate TM-01 chromosome 5, ASM2454274v1, whole genome shotgun sequence DNA:
- the LOC126955053 gene encoding 40S ribosomal protein S23-like: MGKCRGLRTARKLRSHRRDQKWHDKQYKKAHLGIALKVNPFGGASHAKENVLEKVGVEAKQPNSAIRKCVRVQLIKNGKKITAFVPNDGCLNFIEENDEVLVAGFGCKGHAVGDIPGVRFKVVKVASVSLLALYKGKKERPRS; encoded by the coding sequence ATGGGCAAGTGTCGTGGACTTCGTACTGCTAGGAAGCTCCGCAGTCACCGACGAGACCAGAAGTGGCATGATAAACAGTACAAGAAAGCCCATTTGGGCATAGCCCTGAAGGTCAACCCTTTTGGAGGTGCTTCTCATGCAAAAGAAAACGTCCTGGAAAAAGTAGGAGTTGAAGCCAAACAGCCAAATTCTGCCATTAGGAAGTGTGTCAGGGTCCAGCTGATCAAGAATGGCAAGAAAATCACAGCCTTTGTACCCAACGACGGTTGCTTGAACTTTATTGAGGAAAACGATGAAGTTCTGGTTGCTGGATTTGGTTGCAAAGGTCATGCTGTTGGTGATATTCCTGGAGTCCGCTTTAAGGTTGTCAAAGTAGCCAGTGTGTCTCTTCTGGCCCTGTACAAAGGCAAGAAGGAAAGACCAAGATCATAA